A window from Pseudomonas sp. Tri1 encodes these proteins:
- the rpsT gene encoding 30S ribosomal protein S20, translated as MANTPSAKKRAKQAEKRRSHNASLRSMVRTYIKNVVKAIDAKDAEKAQAAYVLAVPVIDRMADKGIIHKNKAARHKSRLNGHVKALNVAAAA; from the coding sequence GTGGCCAACACACCTTCCGCCAAAAAACGTGCAAAACAGGCTGAGAAGCGTCGCAGCCACAACGCCAGCCTGCGTTCCATGGTCCGTACCTACATCAAGAACGTAGTTAAGGCCATCGACGCAAAAGACGCTGAAAAAGCCCAAGCTGCTTACGTTCTGGCTGTGCCAGTTATCGACCGTATGGCCGATAAAGGCATCATCCACAAGAACAAGGCTGCTCGCCATAAGAGCCGCCTGAATGGCCACGTAAAGGCCTTGAACGTTGCCGCTGCTGCCTAA
- the murJ gene encoding murein biosynthesis integral membrane protein MurJ produces MNLLKSLAAVSSITMLSRVLGFVRDTLIARIFGAGMATDAFFIAFKLPNLLRRIFAEGAFSQAFVPILAEYKSQKGDEATRTFIAYVTGLLTLVLALVTAAGMLAAPWVIWATAPGFTDTPEKFQLTSDLLRVTFPYILLISLSSLAGAILNTWNRFSVPAFVPTLLNVSMIVFAVFLTPYFDPPVMALGWAVLVGGLAQLLYQLPHLKKIGMLVLPRLNLRDSGVWRVMKQMLPAILGVSVSQISLIINTIFASFLVAGSVSWMYYADRLMELPSGVLGVALGTILLPTLAKTYASQDRQEYSRILDWGLRLCFVLVLPCSLALGILAEPLTVSLFQYGQFNAFDALMTQRALIAYSVGLLGIIVIKVLAPGFYAQQNIRTPVKIAIFTLVMTQLFNLLLIGPLAHAGLALAISAGACLNAGLLFYQLRKQKMYQPQPGWGKFGLKLLVAVAVMSAVLLGAMHFMPAWGEGQMLARFLRLGVLVAAGVVAYFGMLLLMGFRLRDFNRKALS; encoded by the coding sequence ATGAATCTGCTCAAATCATTGGCTGCCGTCAGCTCTATCACGATGCTTTCCCGTGTCCTGGGGTTTGTTCGCGACACGCTGATAGCGCGGATATTCGGTGCCGGAATGGCCACCGACGCCTTTTTCATTGCCTTCAAGTTGCCCAACCTGTTGCGCCGGATCTTCGCCGAAGGTGCTTTTTCCCAGGCTTTTGTGCCAATCCTGGCGGAATATAAAAGCCAGAAGGGCGACGAGGCGACCCGCACGTTCATCGCCTACGTCACAGGGCTGCTGACCTTGGTGCTGGCGTTGGTCACGGCCGCCGGCATGCTCGCCGCGCCGTGGGTGATCTGGGCCACGGCCCCGGGTTTCACCGATACGCCGGAAAAATTCCAGCTCACCTCGGACCTGCTGCGGGTGACCTTTCCTTATATATTGCTGATCTCCCTGTCGTCCCTGGCCGGGGCAATTCTCAATACCTGGAACCGTTTTTCCGTGCCGGCCTTTGTGCCGACCCTGCTCAACGTCAGCATGATCGTGTTTGCGGTGTTCCTCACGCCATACTTCGACCCTCCCGTGATGGCTCTCGGCTGGGCGGTATTGGTCGGTGGCCTGGCGCAGTTGCTGTACCAACTGCCGCACCTGAAAAAGATCGGCATGCTGGTGCTGCCGCGGCTGAATCTGCGCGACAGCGGTGTATGGCGGGTGATGAAGCAGATGCTGCCGGCGATCCTCGGGGTGTCTGTGAGTCAGATTTCCCTGATTATCAACACCATTTTCGCTTCGTTCCTGGTGGCCGGCTCGGTGTCGTGGATGTACTACGCCGACCGCCTGATGGAGTTGCCGTCCGGCGTGCTGGGCGTGGCCCTGGGCACGATCCTGCTGCCAACCCTGGCCAAGACCTACGCCAGCCAGGACCGCCAGGAATACTCGCGCATCCTCGACTGGGGCTTGCGCCTGTGCTTCGTGCTGGTCTTGCCCTGTTCCCTCGCGCTGGGAATCCTGGCTGAGCCGCTGACGGTTTCGCTGTTCCAATACGGTCAATTCAATGCGTTCGACGCCTTGATGACCCAGCGTGCGCTGATCGCATACTCGGTGGGCTTGCTCGGGATCATCGTGATCAAGGTGCTGGCGCCAGGCTTCTACGCCCAGCAAAACATTCGCACGCCGGTGAAAATCGCCATTTTTACCTTGGTGATGACCCAACTGTTCAACCTGTTGCTGATCGGTCCGCTGGCGCACGCCGGCCTGGCCTTGGCGATCAGTGCCGGCGCCTGTCTCAACGCCGGGTTGCTGTTTTACCAACTGCGCAAACAGAAGATGTATCAGCCGCAGCCGGGCTGGGGCAAGTTCGGCCTCAAGCTGCTGGTGGCCGTGGCGGTGATGTCGGCAGTCCTGCTTGGCGCGATGCATTTCATGCCGGCCTGGGGCGAAGGGCAGATGCTCGCGCGTTTCCTGCGTCTGGGCGTGCTGGTCGCCGCCGGCGTGGTGGCATA